The following are encoded in a window of Phocoena phocoena chromosome 2, mPhoPho1.1, whole genome shotgun sequence genomic DNA:
- the BCL2A1 gene encoding bcl-2-related protein A1 → MTDSEFGYIHMLAQDYLKYVLQIPQPGSGPSKTSRVLQDVAFSVQNEVEKNLKPCLDNIDVVSIDTARTIFNQVMEREFEDGIVNWGRIVTIFAFEGILIKKLLGGRIAPDVDTYKEISYFVAEFITKNTGEWIRQNGGWENGFVKKFEPKSGWLTFLEVTGKICEILCLLKQYY, encoded by the exons ATGACCGACAGCGAATTTGGCTATATTCACATGCTGGCCCAGGACTACCTGAAGTACGTCTTGCAGATACCGCAACCTGGATCTGGTCCAAGCAAAACATCCAGGGTGTTACAAGACGTTGCTTTCTCAGTCCAAAACGAAGttgaaaagaatttgaaaccATGCTTGGACAATATTGATGTTGTGTCCATAGACACCGCCAGAACAATATTCAACCAAGTGATGGAAAGGGAATTTGAAGATGGCATCGTTAACTGGGGAAGGATTGTGACCATATTTGCATTTGAAGGCATTCTCATCAAGAAACTTCTAGGAGGGCGAATTGCCCCAGATGTGGACACTTACAAGGAGATTTCTTACTTTGTTGCAGAGTTCATAACCAAAAacacaggagaatggataaggcAGAATGGAGGCTGG GAAAATGGCTTTGTAAAGAAGTTTGAACCCAAGTCTGGCTGGCTGACTTTTCTGGAAGTTACAGGAAAGATCTGTGAAATATTATGTCTCCTGAAGCAGTACTATTGA